Genomic segment of Dactylococcopsis salina PCC 8305:
TCGGTGTTATTTGTTATTTGTTATTCGTTATTTGTTATTTGTTATTTGTTATTTGTAAAAAGTTAATGAACCGTTCCCCCCGATCATCGGGGGGTTACCTGAGAATCCTTAATTAACAAAGCAGGAGGATGTCCAGCACTCGCATAAGTTAACCCTTGTGTTTTTGTGTTATAAATTCCATACCAAATTGTAAAATAATCTTCATCGGTTTCGCTAAGAAAGACTCGATTTAATTCCCTTAAAATGGTCTGGGGTTGATAGAAATCAACATTTTTTAGAGGAGATAACTGACAAGAGAGAGTTGTATTATCCAGTTTCGATCGAAGCAAAGTTAACACAGAAACTGATAACAATGCTGGACGAACGCCATGTTCGGCAACATCAAGTAAATAAATGACTAAATGTTCGTTATCTAAACAATAGTAATCAAAGGCATCTCCTCCTAACGCTAAAGAGGGAATAAACTCCTGTTCAATTTGAATTTTAGAAGTTTGAATGGGGAGAGGAAGCAACGATCGAACATAGTCTGCTGCTGCTTTTAATTCCGCTTCCAAAACCTCCTTTTTACGTTGTAATTCTCTTTCGGCGCGACTGGCTTCGAGAAGACGACGGAGGCGACGCATTAAGACTGGAGCATGAATCGGTTTTGTGATCTAATCCGTTGCACCAGCTTGATTAGGCGCGATCGACCGATTCCTTATCATCGAGCTTCTAGTTGATCCAAGCGTAACCACATCCCAG
This window contains:
- a CDS encoding PP2C family protein-serine/threonine phosphatase; this encodes MRRLRRLLEASRAERELQRKKEVLEAELKAAADYVRSLLPLPIQTSKIQIEQEFIPSLALGGDAFDYYCLDNEHLVIYLLDVAEHGVRPALLSVSVLTLLRSKLDNTTLSCQLSPLKNVDFYQPQTILRELNRVFLSETDEDYFTIWYGIYNTKTQGLTYASAGHPPALLIKDSQVTPR